The Terriglobus roseus region TCGATCTTGGTTTGGATATCGAAAACAACTAAATTGAAGCCCGCTGGTTCGTGAGCGGACCTCGTCTTAATTCAACAAATTAAGACGAGGTTGTGGCTTCTCTGGCGATCGCATTTTGAATGGTGTATCGCTGATCCGCAAGCATGATGCGCGTGATCTCTTCCACTGTTCCAATGCGACCACGTGCGCCGGCGCGTGTGCAGTTCAATGCCGCGGCGGCACAGGCGTAATCAAGCTGACGCTCCAGCGGCCAGCCCTGCAGCAAGCCGTAGATAAAGCCTGCATGGAAGAGGTCGCCCGCACCTGTGGTGTCCACAGTGGAGACGCGATATGCGGGGCGCTGCAGAATCTGCTTTCCGTTGAAGGTGAGGACACCATCAAGGCCCAGGGTGATGCCGGCTAGATTGCAATCTGCGCGTTCCTGAAGGAGCTTGAGAGCCTTCAATGGATCAGGCTCGCCGGTAAGGGCGGAAGGGAACTCGCGGCTGGCGAGAACATAATCAACCAGCGGCAGCAGGTCATCTACGCCGGGACGAATCACATCCAGATCAGCAATGACGGGGATTCCGGCCTCACGGGCCCAACCTGCTGCAGTGATAGCAGCAGTGGTGTGATATCCGTCTACGAGCAGCGCGCGGGCAGAGGTGATCCACTCTCGGTGAAGATCTTCCGGTTGCAACGTTAGGCGCGGATCGCGATGGCAGAGAACCGTGCGCTCGCCAGAGCCGTCAACAAGGATCAGCGACTGAGGGCTTGCCGCGTCTTCTACAGCTGTAATGTGTGTTTCGACACCGACGTCATCAAAGGCAGCGCGGTGCAGGCGTGCAGCGTAGTCGTCTCCAAGACGTCCGATGTAACGCGTACGAAGGCCCCAGCGGCGGCAGGCGATGACGGCGGTTGAGACTTCGCCACCAAGAAGGATGCTGCGCTCAGAATATTCGGTCTTAGAACCGAGGGCGGGGAAGCTGGCAAGGGGAATGACAGTGTCGGTGGCGTTCAGACCCACGCCTACCAGATCGACCTTTGTGCTCTTCGGTTTGTGCGACATCTCCTTCATCGTACTCCCCTGAAAAGCAAAAATAGAACGCCATATTGTTGGCCACACAAATGAAGGCCCCCGGATAACCGGGGGCGCTGGAGAGAAGAGGGTACTGGTTTACCAGTCGAGCTTTTCGGGGAAGAACTCCGCAAAGAGATCGTCGTAATAGGGCTTCAGCTGGGCCATATCTGGCTTAGTGTTGCCCTTCGAGTACAGGTCATAGGGGTTGAAGCGAAGTACGGAAGGCAGCATTGCGCGATCCTGTTCGTTGCACAGGTGGTCATAAGCGCCGTGGCGGTGCCATGCGTAGAACGAGTGGTAACGAAGCATGTAGAGCGCCTCCATGGGGAGGTAATTCTTCATGACTTCGTAGATGTAGCCGTCGTGGCCAAAGCTCATCTTCACCTTGTCCAGTCCACAGTTTGGCTCGTAGATGCCGTACTTGGTCTGGTATAGGGGGTTATTGTAATCCGGATTTGCCTTGAAGTATTCGGGGAAGACTACCTGGTCGGAGTAGGCGCAGCCGGTGGGGAAGGTGTCGCCCACAACGCCCCACTGCGGTTCGCCGTACAGGCAGAGGCACTTGCCCAGATCATGAACGAAACCGGTTGCCACCATCCAGCGCGGCTCGTTGTTGGCGCGCATGGCTTCGGAGGTCTGCAACAGGTGCTCGATCTGGGTCAGATCGGTGTCGGGGTCGCTGTCGTCGACGAGGGTATTTAGATATTCGGCCGCTTCCCAGATGCTCTTCTTGCCGCGCGTGAGGCCGAAGTATTCCTTCTCTTTGCCCAACACGTATTCATGCGTCTGGTAGGTATGGTTCAGGCGGTAAAACTCTGCAACACCAGGGTTTGCCTCCGCGTCATAAACGCGGAATTCTTCCTGATTCTTGCCTTCTTTGTAACGGCCCTGAAGGAACTCTTCCCACTCGTGCTCGATCGGTAAACCGTTCTCACCCACAACATCAACAACTGCAGAACCCATAACAACCCCTCCCAGCTACGCCTTTCCTACGGGCGTTTAGTTAGCGGTAACTATACCCAGTAACTGAGACGGTATGCAAGGAGAAAAGTTCTTATTTGGCAGAAGTTGTCAGAGATGATTCGCGGATTACCAAAGTGGGCTCCAGGAGGACCGAACGGGGTTCCAAATTGGGTTGTTCCGCGAGCTGAATCGCGAGTCGACCGGCCTGCTGACCGAGGCGATCCGTACCGTGGTCAATGGATGTGAGCGGCGTGCGCAGGTAGCGGGCATACC contains the following coding sequences:
- a CDS encoding carbohydrate kinase family protein; the protein is MKEMSHKPKSTKVDLVGVGLNATDTVIPLASFPALGSKTEYSERSILLGGEVSTAVIACRRWGLRTRYIGRLGDDYAARLHRAAFDDVGVETHITAVEDAASPQSLILVDGSGERTVLCHRDPRLTLQPEDLHREWITSARALLVDGYHTTAAITAAGWAREAGIPVIADLDVIRPGVDDLLPLVDYVLASREFPSALTGEPDPLKALKLLQERADCNLAGITLGLDGVLTFNGKQILQRPAYRVSTVDTTGAGDLFHAGFIYGLLQGWPLERQLDYACAAAALNCTRAGARGRIGTVEEITRIMLADQRYTIQNAIAREATTSS
- a CDS encoding inositol oxygenase family protein — protein: MGSAVVDVVGENGLPIEHEWEEFLQGRYKEGKNQEEFRVYDAEANPGVAEFYRLNHTYQTHEYVLGKEKEYFGLTRGKKSIWEAAEYLNTLVDDSDPDTDLTQIEHLLQTSEAMRANNEPRWMVATGFVHDLGKCLCLYGEPQWGVVGDTFPTGCAYSDQVVFPEYFKANPDYNNPLYQTKYGIYEPNCGLDKVKMSFGHDGYIYEVMKNYLPMEALYMLRYHSFYAWHRHGAYDHLCNEQDRAMLPSVLRFNPYDLYSKGNTKPDMAQLKPYYDDLFAEFFPEKLDW